The Rubripirellula amarantea genome includes the window CGCGGCTTGGAAGTTGTCGCCCGAGCTATCGCAAAAGCTTGTCGGGGAAGTCAAATCAAGCGGCAACCCGCACCGAGGCGAGCAAATCTACCGTCGCTCTGGGTTGCAATGCATCACCTGTCACGCGATCGGATCTGCGGGCGGCCTGGTCGGTCCCAACCTGATCAGCATCGGTGGCAGTGCTCAGGTTGACTATATCATCGAGTCGCTGCTCGATCCCAGTGCGAAGCTCAAAGAAGGCTACACCACCTTGTCGGTGTTGACCGACGAAGGGCAATTGCACACCGGCATCGCGATCGGCGAAACTCCCGAGGCCATTCTGCTTCGACTTGCCGACGGCAAAGAGATCTCGATCCCGTTGGATTCGATCGAAGATGAAAAGCCCGGAAAGTCTCTGATGCCGCTCGGGTTGGTCGACACATTGACTCAGTCGGAATTAGTTGACTTGACTGCGTTCCTTTCCGCATTGGGACGCGAGCCTGAGTTCACGGTTTCGACAAAGCCGTTGGTTCAGTCATGGGAAACGCTGGTTTACACGAACGAGGCGAACCGAGTGTTCAATCGTACCAGCACCGATTCGGTCGCTAGCGACGATCCAATCATGCAGTGGCGGCCTATCACGTCGTTAGTCGATGGAACTCTACCGATTAGTGAACTCGATCGCTTTCAACAGCACCGGACGACTCCGCCGACTTCCTTCGTTCGTTTCAATTTGGTCATGCCTGAGGCGGGAACGATGAAGGTCGCGCTGCCTTCGACGATGTTAGAATCCGGTCTCGATGCATGGCTCGATGGAAAACCGACACCGGTCAGCGGACTTGTTTCGAAGAAGCTTGACGCTGGTACTCATACCATCATCTTCGGAATCTACCGCGATCAAATCACATCCCCGTTCGCGGTGGAAGTCAACGGAGATGCGACGCTTCCGTGATTGATGCGGCAACGAATGTCGTTGCGTTCTAGCGAGTGGCAACGCAGTGTTGGCGCAAAGCACGCGGTCGGTGAAACGCTTGGCCGCGTCGGGTGTCCGACTGCAAGAGTGCCCGCCGCGGGATTAGCTGTTGAAAGATTAGCTGTTGAAAGATTAGCTGTTGCGAGATCGCAGCGACAAGACTAGCCGTTACCAAACCGACTAGCATCGCCCGGACCATCGTTTGCCCCATGAGCGATGGTCGCTTGTCGGTTAAACCGCTCGAGATGACGCTACGGTTAGCTTTCGCATTTGCATGGCAACTTCGGGCGTGAGCGTTTCAGGAGCGAATCGCCACGCCCAGTTACCGAACGCCTTGCCGGGAACATTCATGCGAGCTTCGTTGCCTTGGCCGAACAAATCTTGAATCGGCATGATCGTCAGCGATGCTTTGGACTGCAGTACTGCGTCGATCAGTTGCCAATTGACGGGTAGGTCCGATTCTAAATACGGCGCTAGCAGTTCCATGAACGTTTCGTCACTCTTTCGCCTTAGGTACCATCCCATGACAGTGTCGTTGTCGTGCGTGCCGGTGTAGGCGACGCAGTTCTCGGGATAGTCGATCGGACGATGGAAAACGTCCTCTTCATTGTCAAACCCGAATTGTAGGACACGCATGCCGGGATAGCCGAGAGCGTCACGAAGTTCGTAGACTTCCTCCGTGATCATTCCCAAATCCTCAGCGATAAACGGGAGTGGTCCGAGCTTGGCTTCCGCCGCTCGGAATGGTTTTTCGCCTGGGCCTTTGACCCACTTCCCGTTAATCGCCGTCTCTTCACTCGCTGGCACTTCCCAATAGGCTTCGAAACCACGGAAGTGATCCACTCTCAACAAATCAAACTGTTGAACCGCGCGGCTGAACCGCTGAGTCCACCAACGATACTCATCAGCTTCGATCGCTTCCCAGTTATACAACGGGTTTCCCCAAAGTTGACCGGTCTCGCTGAAGTAATCCGGTGGCACTCCGGCAACCAGAGCCGGTTTGCCAACTTCATCAAGGTGAAATAGATCTTGGTTCACCCATACATCACTGCTCTCGTGAGCAACGAAGATAGGCATGTCGCCGCACAACTGAACTCCACGCTCGTTTGCGTAGCTCTTTAGCTTAAACCATTGGCGATCAAACAAGAACTGGACGAATCGCGAGTACTCAATTTCCTCCGCCAGTTTATCGTCCCACTTCGCGATTGCGTCGGGAGCATGTTGGGGCAACCCGTCGGGCCATTGGGTCCAGTCGAGCATGACTAGGTGCGACATGATCGCTTCGTAACGAGCGAAGTCCTCAAGCCAATCACGCTGGGCGAGTTGAAACGCTTCGAATTCGTCCACTAGTTCGCACGGCGATGTTTGAGTGAACACCTCAAACGCTTGTCGCAGCAAGACATCCTTCTTGCCTAACGATTGCTGGAAATCGACAAAACAAATATCAGCTCGTTGTACCGCAGACGCTTTGACCTGATCCTCGGTGACCAAGCCATCCACCAGAAGATCATCGGGGCTGATCATCACTCGATTCCCCGCCATTGCCGAATAGCAACTGTAGGGCGAGTAATTATGTGCGGGTGGTCCGAGCGGCAAAACTTGCCACAGGGTTTGCCCGGACTGGATCAAGAAATCGACGAAGCCCCGAGCAGCCGGTCCGAGGTCGCCAACACCGTGTGGAGTTGCCAGGGAAGTGATGTGACATAGCACACCACTGCGACGAGTTGTGTTTGACATGGATGATTCAGGCATCAGACGTTCCGCAGTGGTTTGACGCCCCAGATCTCATCAGCGTACTGCTGAATGGTGCGATCGCTAGAGAACCAACCACTGTGGGCTGAATTAAGAATGCTCATTCGATTCCATTTTGCCTGGTCACGATAAGTTGCACCGGCTTCGGTTTGGGCGTCAATGTAACTGCGAAGGTCAGCGATCGATACCCATTGATCGTGAGGATTGCGAAGTCCCTGGGTCAACAG containing:
- the malQ gene encoding 4-alpha-glucanotransferase; the encoded protein is MPESSMSNTTRRSGVLCHITSLATPHGVGDLGPAARGFVDFLIQSGQTLWQVLPLGPPAHNYSPYSCYSAMAGNRVMISPDDLLVDGLVTEDQVKASAVQRADICFVDFQQSLGKKDVLLRQAFEVFTQTSPCELVDEFEAFQLAQRDWLEDFARYEAIMSHLVMLDWTQWPDGLPQHAPDAIAKWDDKLAEEIEYSRFVQFLFDRQWFKLKSYANERGVQLCGDMPIFVAHESSDVWVNQDLFHLDEVGKPALVAGVPPDYFSETGQLWGNPLYNWEAIEADEYRWWTQRFSRAVQQFDLLRVDHFRGFEAYWEVPASEETAINGKWVKGPGEKPFRAAEAKLGPLPFIAEDLGMITEEVYELRDALGYPGMRVLQFGFDNEEDVFHRPIDYPENCVAYTGTHDNDTVMGWYLRRKSDETFMELLAPYLESDLPVNWQLIDAVLQSKASLTIMPIQDLFGQGNEARMNVPGKAFGNWAWRFAPETLTPEVAMQMRKLTVASSRAV